From Bacteroidales bacterium, one genomic window encodes:
- the rfbB gene encoding dTDP-glucose 4,6-dehydratase, with protein sequence MKTIMITGGAGFIGSSVVRLFVKKYPKVHIINFDKLTYAGNLENLKDIENKNNYTFVKGDICDFKFVQETLKKYKVDGIIHLAAESHVDRSIKDPFIFAKTNVLGTLTLLQAAKEYWGCTLANKEEMSKLHRFYHISTDEVYGALKFDKTLFTEKTKYDPHSPYSASKASSDHFVRAFHDTFGLPEVITNCSNNYGPYQFPEKLIPLFINNIEHNKPLPVYGAGKNVRDWLYVEDHAKAIDLIFHKGTVGETYNIGGFNEWKNIDLIKLVIKIVDKELGRKPGASLKLITHVADRAGHDLRYAIDSSKLRKELGWKPETAFPEGIQKTVKWYMTHRDWVDNCTSGAYMKYYKMMYGNRK encoded by the coding sequence ATGAAAACAATAATGATAACCGGAGGAGCAGGATTCATTGGCTCTAGCGTAGTGAGATTGTTTGTGAAGAAATATCCAAAAGTTCACATCATTAATTTTGATAAGCTGACTTACGCGGGAAACCTTGAAAATCTGAAGGATATAGAGAACAAGAATAATTACACTTTTGTAAAGGGGGACATCTGCGATTTTAAATTTGTGCAGGAGACTCTTAAGAAATATAAGGTTGACGGAATTATTCATCTGGCTGCTGAAAGCCATGTTGACAGAAGCATCAAAGACCCGTTCATTTTTGCAAAGACAAATGTGCTTGGAACATTGACATTGCTTCAGGCGGCAAAGGAGTATTGGGGCTGCACGCTTGCCAATAAGGAGGAAATGAGCAAGTTGCACAGATTCTATCACATCTCTACCGATGAGGTTTACGGTGCTTTGAAGTTTGACAAGACTTTGTTTACGGAGAAAACAAAGTATGATCCTCACAGTCCTTACTCCGCATCAAAGGCATCATCAGACCACTTTGTAAGAGCGTTCCATGATACTTTCGGACTGCCGGAAGTTATCACAAACTGCAGCAACAACTACGGGCCTTATCAATTTCCTGAAAAGCTGATACCTCTGTTTATCAACAATATAGAGCATAACAAACCTCTTCCTGTCTATGGAGCTGGAAAGAATGTGAGAGATTGGTTGTATGTAGAGGACCATGCAAAAGCAATAGATTTGATTTTCCATAAAGGAACTGTCGGTGAGACATATAATATCGGCGGGTTCAACGAGTGGAAAAACATAGACCTGATTAAGCTGGTTATCAAGATAGTAGATAAGGAGCTAGGACGCAAGCCGGGGGCTTCATTAAAGCTAATAACTCATGTCGCCGACAGGGCAGGACATGATTTGCGTTATGCAATTGATTCTTCAAAATTGAGAAAAGAGCTGGGGTGGAAGCCGGAAACTGCTTTCCCTGAGGGAATTCAGAAGACTGTCAAATGGTATATGACACATAGGGACTGGGTGGATAATTGCACTAGCGGCGCCTACATGAAGTACTACAAGATGATGTACGGGAACCGGAAGTAG
- the fsa gene encoding fructose-6-phosphate aldolase codes for MKFFIDTANLQDIAKVQSLGILDGVTTNPSLMAKEGVKGQEQIYNHYKEICKIVDGPVSAEVFANDFDGMVKEGMLLHKLCPEKITIKLPCTEDGIKAVKYFSGLGYATNCTLVFSLGQALLAAKAGATFVSPFIGRLDDISEDGVGLVADIVKMYRTYGYKTQVLAASIRHTRHIIQVVQAGADVATCPLKAILGLLNHPLTTSGLATFNKAAESMK; via the coding sequence ATGAAATTTTTTATTGATACTGCAAACCTTCAGGATATAGCTAAGGTACAGTCACTTGGAATTCTTGACGGAGTAACTACTAACCCAAGCCTTATGGCAAAAGAGGGAGTGAAAGGACAAGAGCAAATCTATAATCACTATAAGGAAATTTGCAAGATAGTTGACGGTCCGGTAAGCGCGGAAGTTTTTGCAAATGACTTTGACGGGATGGTTAAAGAGGGGATGCTTTTACATAAACTTTGTCCTGAGAAAATCACAATCAAACTTCCATGCACAGAGGATGGAATAAAGGCAGTAAAATATTTTTCCGGCCTTGGATATGCAACAAATTGTACGCTGGTATTCTCTCTAGGTCAGGCACTTCTGGCTGCAAAGGCGGGTGCTACTTTTGTTAGTCCTTTCATCGGAAGATTGGATGACATCAGTGAAGATGGCGTTGGACTAGTAGCTGACATTGTAAAGATGTACCGTACTTATGGATATAAGACACAAGTGCTTGCTGCATCTATAAGACATACGCGCCACATTATTCAAGTTGTACAAGCAGGTGCAGATGTTGCCACATGTCCTTTGAAAGCCATACTAGGCCTTCTAAATCACCCTCTTACAACGAGCGGTCTTGCAACTTTCAATAAGGCAGCAGAGTCTATGAAGTAA
- the rfbD gene encoding dTDP-4-dehydrorhamnose reductase, producing MSSKNGLKNILVTGANGQLGTSLAMLANPKDARFFFTDVAELDITNLAAVTKFVKDNRIDILINCAAYTNVDRAEDDYKTAELLNGKAPENLAVACKKAGAFLIHVSTDYVFGGGRSVLPYKEDAKENPTGVYGVTKLDGEKNIKKVLGDKSKKDAGNYLIIRTAWLYSEYGHNFVKTMLDLQATHKEIKVVFDQTGTPTYAADLAKAIYNIAMKLSKDDAVKYSGIYNYTNEGVCSWYDFAVAIGEMGKRKCKVNPCHSHEFPSKVKRPPFSVLDKTKIKNTFGVEVPYWRDSLKVCIKNLLSKNK from the coding sequence ATGAGCAGCAAAAACGGTCTTAAAAATATTTTGGTAACGGGCGCAAACGGGCAGCTTGGTACATCCCTTGCAATGTTGGCCAATCCAAAAGACGCACGCTTTTTCTTTACCGATGTGGCAGAACTTGACATTACAAATCTTGCTGCGGTTACAAAGTTTGTAAAGGATAACAGAATAGATATTCTGATTAATTGTGCGGCTTATACCAATGTTGACAGGGCGGAAGATGATTATAAAACTGCTGAACTGCTAAATGGCAAAGCACCTGAAAATCTTGCTGTTGCTTGCAAGAAAGCGGGTGCTTTTTTAATACATGTTTCTACCGATTACGTTTTTGGGGGCGGACGAAGTGTGTTGCCTTATAAGGAGGATGCAAAAGAAAATCCAACGGGAGTGTACGGCGTAACCAAACTGGACGGGGAGAAAAATATTAAAAAAGTTCTTGGAGACAAATCAAAGAAGGATGCCGGCAATTATCTTATTATCAGAACCGCATGGCTGTATTCAGAATACGGACATAACTTTGTAAAGACCATGCTGGATTTGCAGGCAACGCATAAAGAGATAAAAGTTGTCTTTGACCAGACTGGTACGCCAACTTATGCTGCAGACCTGGCAAAAGCAATCTATAATATTGCGATGAAGCTCTCTAAAGACGATGCCGTAAAATACTCAGGGATATATAATTATACAAATGAAGGGGTATGTTCATGGTATGATTTTGCAGTAGCTATTGGAGAGATGGGGAAGAGAAAATGCAAAGTGAATCCTTGCCACTCTCATGAATTTCCAAGCAAAGTTAAGAGACCTCCTTTCTCTGTTCTGGACAAGACAAAAATTAAAAATACTTTTGGAGTTGAGGTGCCGTACTGGCGTGATTCTCTGAAGGTTTGCATAAAGAATCTATTATCGAAAAATAAATAG
- a CDS encoding lipopolysaccharide biosynthesis protein, translating to MSDNLKQTAVAGARWGFIENISSMGITFVVGIILARILSPEQYGLIGDLTIFIAISISLIDNGFSAAIIRKPKPTAEDLNTTFLTNFGISIVCFVILFAGAPFVSDFFNEPQLTLLLRVLSFVLIVNAVSIIQRALIVKNVDFKRLTACTVTSSLFSGIVGIWMALTGCGVWSLVGQQVSKQVANSIMLWLLGTWKPNWKFSKESFKELFSYGSNVMITGLLDTIFKNIYYPVIGKSFSVSQLGQYTRADQFSNVTSNNLTMVVQRVSFPVLSKTQDSDERMRNAFRSTIKVTMLISFFIAFWLSAVSQPLIVGLIGMKWLPASYILQIICLAGAFYPIHALNQNILQIKGKMKLYLALEINKKILLAISIAIGIICCNIYNKEFGLKILLWGMVAVSIIVFFVNAYFSGKCLNYSVWRQTKDILPSFLISLLVAALIGLITAGCVYLFRVKFGWHSLTFTNIGAVAIGSFIGLLIMAGIYAMFPRKEYDEVKNLIQIWKSAKLNNEGPEVKE from the coding sequence ATGAGTGATAATCTTAAACAAACGGCTGTTGCAGGTGCAAGGTGGGGGTTCATAGAGAATATCTCATCTATGGGTATAACGTTTGTTGTAGGTATCATTCTTGCCAGAATTCTTTCTCCGGAGCAATATGGTCTGATAGGGGATTTGACAATTTTTATTGCCATCTCTATCTCATTGATTGATAATGGTTTTTCTGCGGCAATTATACGCAAGCCAAAACCTACAGCGGAGGATTTGAATACCACATTTCTAACAAACTTCGGGATAAGCATTGTCTGTTTTGTGATTCTTTTTGCAGGCGCTCCTTTTGTTTCCGATTTCTTCAATGAGCCGCAGCTGACTTTGCTTTTAAGAGTACTGAGTTTTGTCCTGATAGTTAATGCAGTCTCAATTATTCAGCGTGCGCTAATTGTTAAAAATGTTGACTTCAAAAGACTTACGGCGTGCACTGTAACCTCCTCACTTTTCAGCGGCATAGTAGGAATATGGATGGCCCTTACCGGGTGCGGAGTCTGGAGTCTTGTCGGACAGCAGGTTTCAAAGCAGGTTGCTAATTCTATAATGCTTTGGTTGTTAGGCACATGGAAACCGAATTGGAAATTCTCAAAAGAAAGCTTCAAAGAACTTTTTTCTTATGGTTCCAATGTGATGATTACCGGTTTGCTTGATACAATCTTTAAAAACATTTACTATCCTGTTATTGGTAAATCATTCTCTGTCAGCCAGCTGGGACAATATACCAGAGCGGACCAGTTTAGCAATGTTACGTCCAATAATTTAACGATGGTTGTTCAAAGAGTAAGTTTCCCGGTACTCTCCAAGACGCAAGATTCTGATGAGAGAATGCGCAATGCGTTCAGGAGCACCATTAAGGTGACGATGCTGATATCCTTCTTTATTGCCTTTTGGCTATCTGCTGTTTCTCAGCCTCTTATAGTTGGTCTCATTGGCATGAAGTGGCTGCCTGCGTCATATATTCTCCAGATTATTTGTCTTGCCGGAGCGTTCTATCCGATTCATGCGCTTAATCAGAATATCCTGCAAATCAAGGGGAAAATGAAATTGTACCTGGCACTGGAAATAAACAAGAAAATTTTGCTGGCCATATCAATTGCGATTGGCATAATATGCTGCAATATTTACAATAAGGAATTTGGATTGAAGATTTTATTGTGGGGCATGGTTGCGGTCTCTATAATTGTATTTTTTGTAAATGCTTATTTTTCAGGTAAATGCCTTAATTATTCCGTGTGGAGACAAACAAAGGATATACTTCCTTCATTTCTAATTTCTTTGCTAGTTGCCGCTCTTATTGGACTTATAACTGCGGGATGTGTTTACTTGTTCAGAGTTAAATTTGGATGGCACAGCTTGACATTTACAAATATCGGGGCGGTTGCTATCGGGAGCTTTATAGGACTCCTTATAATGGCAGGCATTTATGCTATGTTCCCGCGTAAAGAATATGATGAAGTTAAGAACCTTATACAGATTTGGAAATCAGCTAAATTGAATAATGAAGGCCCTGAGGTAAAAGAGTAG